The Burkholderia mayonis genome window below encodes:
- the pnp gene encoding polyribonucleotide nucleotidyltransferase: MSLFNKVVKEFQWGQHKVRLETGEIARQASGAVLVDIEDTVVLATVVGAKSAKPGQDFFPLTVDYIEKTYSAGKIPGGFFRREGRPSEHETLTSRLIDRPLRPLFPEGFYNEVQVVIHVLSVNPEVPADIPALIGASAALAVSGLPFNGPVGAARVAYIDNEYVLNPTREQIKASRLDLVVAGTERAVLMVESEAEQLPEDVMLGAVVFGHEQMQKAIDAIHELVREGGKPEWDWQPAAKNEALIARVTELAQADLQAAYQIREKQSRSTKLKAVYAAATAKLAEESAASNAEAADSATVGNILFDLEAKIVRSQILNGEPRIDGRDTRTVRPIEIRTGVLPRTHGSALFTRGETQALVVATLGTKGDEQIIDALEGEYRERFMLHYNMPPFATGETGRVGSPKRREIGHGRLAKRALVACLPSADEFGYSIRVVSEITESNGSSSMASVCGGCLALMDAGVPMKAHVAGIAMGLILEGNKFAVLTDILGDEDHLGDMDFKVAGTADGVTALQMDIKIQGITKEIMQVALAQAKEGRMHILGKMKEAVAGANTQLSEFAPRMITIKINPEKIRDVIGKGGSVIRALTEETGTTIDISDDGVVTIASTNSEGMAEAKKRIENITAEIEVGQVYEGTVLKLLDFGAIVNLLPGKDGLLHISEIVNERVKDINDYLKEGQQVKVKVIQTDEKGRVRLSAKALLNEAAGQSDTPPQQ; the protein is encoded by the coding sequence ATGTCTCTGTTCAACAAAGTCGTGAAGGAATTCCAGTGGGGCCAGCACAAGGTGCGCCTCGAAACCGGCGAGATCGCGCGCCAGGCTAGCGGCGCCGTGCTCGTCGACATCGAGGACACCGTCGTCCTCGCGACGGTCGTCGGCGCGAAGTCGGCGAAGCCGGGCCAGGACTTTTTCCCGCTCACCGTCGACTACATCGAAAAGACCTACTCGGCCGGCAAGATTCCGGGCGGCTTCTTCCGCCGCGAAGGCCGTCCGTCGGAGCACGAGACGCTGACGTCGCGTCTCATCGACCGTCCGCTGCGCCCGCTCTTCCCGGAAGGTTTTTATAACGAAGTGCAGGTCGTGATCCACGTGCTGTCGGTGAACCCGGAAGTCCCGGCCGATATCCCGGCGCTCATCGGCGCGTCGGCTGCGCTCGCCGTGTCGGGGCTGCCGTTCAACGGCCCGGTCGGCGCCGCGCGCGTCGCGTACATCGACAACGAATACGTGCTGAACCCGACGCGCGAGCAGATCAAGGCGTCGCGCCTCGACCTCGTCGTCGCGGGCACGGAGCGTGCCGTGCTGATGGTCGAGTCGGAAGCCGAGCAACTGCCGGAAGACGTGATGCTGGGCGCCGTGGTGTTCGGCCACGAGCAGATGCAAAAGGCGATCGACGCGATTCACGAACTCGTGCGCGAAGGCGGCAAGCCCGAGTGGGACTGGCAGCCGGCTGCCAAGAACGAAGCGCTGATCGCGCGCGTGACCGAGCTCGCGCAAGCCGACCTGCAGGCAGCCTACCAGATCCGCGAAAAGCAGTCGCGCTCGACGAAGCTGAAGGCAGTCTACGCAGCCGCTACCGCGAAGCTCGCGGAAGAATCGGCGGCGTCGAACGCCGAAGCCGCCGATTCGGCGACGGTCGGCAATATCCTGTTCGATCTCGAAGCGAAGATCGTTCGCTCGCAGATCCTGAACGGCGAGCCGCGCATCGACGGCCGCGACACGCGCACCGTGCGCCCGATCGAGATCCGCACGGGCGTGCTGCCGCGCACGCACGGCTCGGCGCTCTTCACGCGCGGCGAGACGCAGGCGCTCGTCGTCGCGACGCTCGGCACCAAGGGTGACGAGCAGATCATCGACGCGCTCGAAGGCGAATACCGCGAACGCTTCATGCTCCACTACAACATGCCTCCGTTCGCGACCGGCGAAACGGGCCGCGTCGGTTCGCCGAAGCGCCGCGAAATCGGCCACGGCCGCCTCGCGAAGCGCGCGCTCGTCGCGTGCCTGCCGAGCGCAGACGAATTCGGCTACTCGATCCGCGTCGTGTCGGAAATCACCGAGTCGAACGGTTCGTCGTCGATGGCGTCGGTGTGCGGCGGCTGCCTCGCGCTGATGGACGCAGGCGTGCCGATGAAGGCGCACGTCGCGGGCATCGCGATGGGCCTGATTCTCGAAGGCAACAAGTTCGCGGTGCTGACCGACATCCTCGGCGACGAAGATCACCTCGGCGACATGGACTTCAAGGTGGCCGGTACGGCAGATGGCGTGACGGCGCTGCAGATGGACATCAAGATCCAGGGCATCACGAAGGAAATCATGCAGGTTGCGCTCGCGCAGGCGAAGGAAGGCCGCATGCACATCCTCGGCAAGATGAAGGAAGCGGTCGCAGGTGCGAACACGCAACTGTCCGAATTCGCGCCGCGCATGATTACGATCAAGATCAACCCGGAAAAGATCCGCGACGTGATCGGCAAGGGCGGCTCGGTGATCCGCGCGCTGACCGAGGAAACCGGCACGACGATCGACATCTCGGACGACGGCGTCGTGACGATCGCGAGCACGAACAGCGAAGGCATGGCCGAAGCGAAGAAGCGCATCGAGAACATCACGGCCGAGATCGAAGTCGGCCAGGTGTATGAGGGCACGGTGCTGAAGCTGCTCGATTTCGGTGCAATCGTGAACCTGCTGCCAGGCAAGGACGGCCTGCTGCACATCTCGGAAATCGTCAACGAGCGGGTGAAGGACATCAACGACTACCTGAAGGAAGGTCAGCAGGTGAAGGTCAAGGTGATCCAGACGGACGAGAAGGGACGCGTGCGTCTGTCGGCGAAGGCGCTGCTGAACGAAGCGGCGGGTCAGTCGGATACGCCGCCGCAGCAGTAA
- the rpsO gene encoding 30S ribosomal protein S15 encodes MSVADIKKSEVVAQFARGANDTGSPEVQVALLTARITELTGHFKTHAKDHHSRRGLLRMVSRRRKLLDYLKGKDADRYRALIEKLGLRK; translated from the coding sequence ATGTCTGTTGCTGATATCAAGAAGTCGGAAGTTGTTGCTCAGTTCGCGCGCGGCGCCAACGACACGGGCTCGCCCGAAGTGCAGGTCGCGCTGCTGACGGCGCGCATCACGGAACTGACGGGTCACTTCAAGACCCACGCGAAGGATCACCACAGCCGCCGCGGCCTGCTGCGCATGGTGAGCCGCCGCCGCAAGCTGCTCGACTACCTCAAGGGCAAGGATGCCGACCGTTACCGCGCGCTGATCGAGAAGCTGGGTCTGCGTAAGTAA
- a CDS encoding branched-chain amino acid ABC transporter substrate-binding protein: protein MSFHWMRFAAAASAALSLTMLSPAQAGAAGEPIRIALVEGMSGPFANAGAAVERNLRFGVERVNAQGGVRLRDGAHPLELVVLDSKGGVEEALVQLRAATDKGIGFVAQGNGSAVAAALVAALDKQNARDPEHRALFLNYSADDPALTDRGCSFWHFRFDAHAGMRMDALADVLARDRAVRKVYLLNQDYSFGHDVSTLARAALTARRPDIAIVGDEFHPIGRVKDFSPYVAKIRASGADAVVTGNWGNDLTLLVRAAREQGLATKFYTFYGNSLDAPAALGDAGVKRVLAVADWHPNAGGAQSDAFYRAFRARFPTPQDDYPVRRMSLMIEMLAAAMARAGSADPVAVAKALEGMRYDDGFHQAQMRAADHQLIQPLYVIEMDRVGARGVRFDNAGSGYGFRTVLELPPAQGAASAECRMKRP, encoded by the coding sequence ATGTCTTTCCATTGGATGCGTTTTGCCGCCGCTGCCTCGGCAGCGCTCTCATTGACGATGCTGTCACCCGCGCAGGCCGGCGCGGCGGGCGAGCCGATCCGGATCGCGCTCGTCGAGGGGATGTCGGGACCGTTCGCGAATGCGGGCGCGGCGGTCGAGCGCAATTTGCGCTTCGGCGTCGAGCGCGTCAATGCGCAGGGCGGCGTGCGGCTGCGCGACGGCGCCCATCCGCTCGAGCTCGTCGTGCTCGACAGCAAGGGCGGCGTCGAGGAGGCGCTCGTCCAGTTGCGCGCCGCGACCGACAAGGGGATCGGCTTTGTCGCACAGGGCAACGGCTCGGCCGTCGCCGCGGCGCTCGTCGCCGCGCTCGACAAGCAGAACGCGCGCGATCCCGAGCATCGCGCGCTGTTCCTCAACTATTCGGCCGACGATCCCGCGCTGACGGACCGCGGCTGCAGCTTCTGGCACTTCCGCTTCGACGCGCACGCAGGCATGCGGATGGACGCGCTCGCCGACGTGCTCGCGCGCGATCGCGCAGTCAGGAAGGTCTATCTGCTGAACCAGGACTACAGCTTCGGGCACGACGTCAGCACGCTCGCTCGCGCCGCGTTGACGGCGCGGCGGCCGGACATCGCGATCGTGGGCGACGAATTCCATCCGATCGGACGCGTGAAAGATTTCTCGCCGTACGTCGCGAAGATTCGCGCGAGCGGCGCGGATGCGGTCGTGACGGGCAACTGGGGCAACGATCTGACGCTGCTCGTGCGTGCGGCGCGCGAGCAGGGGCTCGCGACGAAGTTCTACACGTTCTACGGCAACAGCCTGGACGCGCCTGCCGCGCTCGGCGACGCGGGCGTGAAGCGTGTGCTCGCGGTCGCCGACTGGCATCCGAATGCGGGCGGCGCGCAGTCCGACGCGTTCTACCGCGCATTCCGCGCGCGCTTCCCGACGCCGCAGGACGACTATCCGGTGCGACGGATGAGTCTGATGATCGAGATGCTGGCCGCGGCGATGGCGCGCGCGGGCTCGGCCGATCCAGTCGCGGTCGCGAAGGCGCTCGAGGGGATGCGCTACGACGACGGCTTCCACCAGGCGCAGATGCGCGCGGCCGACCACCAATTGATCCAACCCCTTTACGTGATCGAGATGGATCGCGTGGGCGCGCGTGGCGTGCGCTTCGACAACGCGGGGTCGGGTTACGGCTTCCGGACGGTGCTCGAGCTGCCGCCCGCGCAGGGCGCGGCTTCCGCTGAATGCCGTATGAAACGCCCGTGA